From a single Triplophysa rosa linkage group LG1, Trosa_1v2, whole genome shotgun sequence genomic region:
- the LOC130556567 gene encoding uncharacterized protein LOC130556567, producing the protein MASIPIIVTCTSCHMFSLAFSVSCEGFICDKCREIVRLTEKILELESRIQSLSEDSKSLTTIENTLDASNISAHSSVPVENPPQLGNFVTVRRRSRRTKHHSTVPITVSNRFAPLSDAPTEKPAESALVIGDSIVRNVNIEAPATIVKCLPGARAPDIKSNLNVLAKANRKFSKIVIHVGTNDVRLRQSEITKDNIKEVCELASMMSDTVIFSGPLNAYRGDEIYSRLSSLNGWLSEWCLQNDIVFINNWKSFEGRPDLLKRDGLHPSWAGTSILSRNMAKSLNANAKT; encoded by the coding sequence atggcttctattcctattattgttacttgcacctcatgtcatatgtttagcttagccttctctgtcagctgcgagggctttatatgcgataaatgcagggaaatagttaggctgacagagaagatcttagaattagagtctcgcatccaatctttatctgaggatagtaagagtttaacgacgatagaaaacactttggatgcgagcaacattagcgcacacagctcggttccggttgaaaatcctccgcagctgggaaacttcgtgactgtgagacggcgtagtcgcaggacaaaacatcactcgaccgttccgattacagtctcgaacaggtttgccccgctcagtgacgcaccgactgagaaacctgctgaaagtgccctagttatcggtgattctattgttcggaacgttaacatagaggcaccagccaccatagtcaaatgtttaccgggagccagagcgcctgacatcaagtcaaatttaaatgtgctggctaaggctaatcgtaaattcagtaagattgtcattcacgtcggcacaaatgatgttcgactccgtcaatcggagatcacaaaagataacattaaagaggtgtgtgagctcgcaagcatgatgtcagacactgtaatattctctggccccctcaatgcttatcgtggtgatgagatttatagcagattatcatcactaaatggctggttgtctgagtggtgcctgcagaatgatatagtttttataaataactggaagagttttgagggcagacctgacctgttgaaacgagatggtctccatccctcctgggctgggacttccatcctgtctagaaatatggcaaaaagtcttaatgctaatgctaaaacttga